The nucleotide sequence CCTCCCTCGAAGAGATCAATCAAGCTTATAAAGACTTAGCTTTCATTTGGCATCCTGATCGCATCCCCAAAGATAATCCACGACTTTTAGAAAAGGCCACTGCTAAACTTCAAGAACTCAATCTAGCACGCGAACAGTTACGCTTGAATCATCTGCAAGCGAGTCAACTGTCTGCCCAAGGGTCTCGAGGCGCTAACAGTTCCCAACCTCAGCCTTCTTACCCCTCTTCTCCGATTTATGAGGAGCATCACACCAGCGAGCGGCGTTATGAGCAAGCTAAACGCCCTTATTACCGAGATTATACCCGCGCGGATTTTCGAGGGGCAAATCTCAGGGAAAAAGATTTTTCCGGACGTAATTTGATGCAGGCCGATTTAAGTCATGCAGATTTAACAGATAGTTTTTTACATAAGGTCAATTTAGAACGAGCAATTCTCTACCGCGCTAACCTTTTTCGGGCAAATTTGCTACAGGCCAATCTTAGAGGTGCGAATTTACAACAAGCGCATCTAATTGGGGCAGACTTGAGCGGCTCAGATCTCAGTGAAGCGGATTTACGGGGGGCTAAAATCGGTTATGGTAAGCGCATTATGGTGAAATTGACAGGGGCAATTCTCACAGGGGCTATTTTACCTGATGGAAGCATCCATCATTAGAGTCTTGTTTTGATCATAGCTTCAATGGTAGTCTAGATTCTTATCACCTACTCCCCCGTTGACTTTTGAGCAAACTCAA is from Gloeothece verrucosa PCC 7822 and encodes:
- a CDS encoding pentapeptide repeat-containing protein, producing MNELDRYYKMLGLELGASLEEINQAYKDLAFIWHPDRIPKDNPRLLEKATAKLQELNLAREQLRLNHLQASQLSAQGSRGANSSQPQPSYPSSPIYEEHHTSERRYEQAKRPYYRDYTRADFRGANLREKDFSGRNLMQADLSHADLTDSFLHKVNLERAILYRANLFRANLLQANLRGANLQQAHLIGADLSGSDLSEADLRGAKIGYGKRIMVKLTGAILTGAILPDGSIHH